One region of Ictalurus punctatus breed USDA103 chromosome 6, Coco_2.0, whole genome shotgun sequence genomic DNA includes:
- the dcaf6 gene encoding DDB1- and CUL4-associated factor 6 isoform X4, which translates to MSCCGNLIWDVRKRSIGYSDPNIFRTNYLGRREFVQRLKLEAILKVHDGCVNTISWNDTGEYILSGSDDTNLVITNPYNRKVKATIRSGHRANIFSAKFMPQTNDQQIVSCSGDGIIFYTHTEKSPDTNRQCQMTCHYGTAYEIMTVPNDPYTFLSCGEDGTVRWFDLRMKTSCTKEDCKDDILINCRRAATSIAISPLVPYYLAVGCSDSSVRIYDRRMLGTRATGNYMGRGTTGMCVRFVPAHLSNKSCRVTSLCYSGDGQEVLVSYSSDYIYLFDPKDDQARELKGPSEERREELKQPPVKRLRLRGDWSDTGPRARPESERERDGEQSPNVSLMQRMSDMLSRWFEEASEAQSSRARPQTRPRGVAARLLGAAPASESPSQELLGAEGPMEVESATSDHSSPPASDSAPVSAPVSAPASAPASAPASASALAQPLPKSVSSSSSGSSSTVTVLPPSTSSSMDNTASSSSLLSSPDSEEQKSQAEVTTTRSATPTPSTEPVLSEYGPHRLPVSLVCRRLQRLLLLTDPPGQGQHSASRASDSRAQGPDAQTRPPADSPSSAVNKQLGSMTLDEQPGSTEASISQACAEDGTGTCSSIPAAEAGSEATSSTHAVEDDRGACSSSPAAEGGAGSGSGTGGVGSGTGRVATAAGTPEPVLSLHYSTEGTTTSTIKLDFTDEWSNLASGSRTGGGGQRPAQARENQGPAALNPEQALGESVPEASGSSESGTERASGSSQGSTLLQGTAFSENPAAAEGCKRTEPGAEGTQASTQPSRSNQDSDDSDDDPILIPSARRSAAARIQELLRRRKERREMEESETKNIRRPAVKMMYKGHRNSRTMIKESCFWGNNFVMSGSDCGHIFIWDRHTGEHLMLLEADNHVVNCLQPHPYDPILASSGIDYDIKIWSPLEQSPSFNRDLAEEVIARNELMLEETRNTITVPASFMLRMLASLNHLRTDRSEGSGQENEDE; encoded by the exons ATGTCCTGCTGTGGCAACTTGATTTGGGATGTGAGGAAACGCTCCATCGGTTACAGCGATCCTAATATTTTCCGAACGAACTATTTAG GCAGAAGAGAATTTGTGCAGCGCCTGAAGCTTGAAGCTATACTTAAAGTGCATGATGGCTGT GTTAACACCATATCCTGGAATGACACGGGAGAATACATCTTATCAGGATCTGATGACACTAATTTGGTCATCACAAACCCCTACAACAGAAAG GTCAAAGCAACAATTCGGTCAGGGCACCGAGCTAACATTTTCAGTGCAAAATTCATGCCCCAGACTAATGACCAGCAGATTGTGTCCTGTTCAGGAGATGGCATcatcttctacacacacacagagaagagtCCAGACACCAATAGGCAGTGTCAGATGACCTGCCACTATGGAACTGCATATGAG ATAATGACAGTTCCAAATGACCCGTACACCTTCCTGTCCTGTGGGGAGGATGGTACAGTTAGGTGGTTTGACCTGCGCATGAAGACAAGCTGCACAAAAGAGGACTGTAAAGAT gatATTTTGATTAATTGCCGGAGAGCTGCTACCTCGATAGCCATTTCTCCCCTTGTGCCATACTACCTTGCTGTTGGATGCTCAGACAGTTCAGTAAGAATCTATGACCGTCGGATGCTTGGTACTAGAGCTACAG GTAACTACATGGGGCGAGGGACAACAGGTATGTGTGTGCGATTCGTCCCTGCCCACTTGTCCAACAAGTCCTGCCGTGTGACATCCCTATGCTACAGTGGCGATGGACAGGAGGTTCTGGTCAGCTACTCCTCTGACTACATCTACCTGTTTGACCCCAAAGACGACCAGGCCCGAGAGCTGAAGGGTCCAtctgaggagaggagagaggag CTAAAGCAACCCCCAGTCAAACGGTTGCGTCTGAGAGGAGACTGGTCAGACACCGGACCTCGTGCTCGACCCGAGAGTGAAAGAGAACGAGATG GAGAGCAGAGCCCCAATGTGTCTCTGATGCAGAGGATGTCAGACATGTTATCACGTTGGTTTGAGGAGGCCAGCGAGGCCCAGAGCAGCAGAGCTCGTCCGCAAACTCGGCCCAGAG GTGTGGCAGCTCGGCTGCTGGGGGCGGCTCCAGCTTCAGAGAGCCCCTCTCAGGAGCTTCTGGGGGCTGAAGGCCCCATGGAGGTGGAGTCTGCTACCTCTGACCATTCCTCCCCACCTGCCTCGGACTCCGCCCCAGTCTCCGCCCCAGTCTCCGCCCCAGCCTCCGCCCCAGCCTCCGCCCCAGCCTCCGCCTCAGCTTTGGCACAGCCCCTCCCCAAATCAgtctcatcctcctcctcaggtTCTTCTTCCACTGTGACAGTCTTGCCTCCCTCCACCTCTTCCTCTATGGACAACACTGCCTCCTCTTCTTCCCTGCTGTCCTCTCCAGACTCAGAAGAGCAGAAGAGCCAGGCTGAGGTGACGACCACCAGGTCAGCCACACCTACCCCTTCCACAGAGCCTGTTCTGTCTG AATATGGTCCCCACAGACTCCCGGTAAGTTTAGTGTGTAGGCGTTTGCAGAGGCTGCTGCTTCTGACTGACCCTCCTGGGCAAGGCCAGCATTCAGCCTCTCGGGCCTCAGACAGCCGAGCCCAGGGCCCTGATGCACAGACCCGCCCACCAGCAG ATTCTCCTTCGTCTGCGGTAAACAAACAGCTTGGATCCATGACTCTGGATGAGCAGCCTG GAAGCACTGAAGCAAGTATCAGCCAGGCCTGTGCAGAAGATGGTACTGGAACCTGCTCCTCAATTCCTGCTGCTGAAGCTGGCAGTGAAGCCACCTCCTCCACTCATGCTGTTGAAGATGACCGTGGAGCCTGCTCTTCAAGTCCAGCTGCAGAAGGTGGAGCTGGCAGTGGCAGTGGGACAGGAGGAGTGGGCTCTGGCACTGGGCGAGTGGCTACAGCAGCAGGCACACCTGAGCCTGTCCTGAGCCTGCATTACAGTACGGAGGgcaccaccaccagcaccatCAAATTAGACTTCACCGATGAATG GAGTAATCTAGCATCTGGCTCCAGAACTGGTGGTGGAGGACAAAGGCCTGCTCAAGCAAGGGAGAATCAGGGGCCTGCAGCATTAAATCCAGAACAGG CATTAGGAGAGTCAGTGCCAGAGGCGAGTGGGAGCTCAGAGAGTGGCACTGAGAGGGCCTCGGGAAGCTCTCAGGGAAGCACATTGCTGCAAGGCACAGCCTTTTCAGAGAatccagcagcagcagaaggTTGCAAGAGGACTGAACCAGGTGCGGAGGGCACTCAGGCTTCCACACAACCCTCACGCAGTAACCAGGACTCAGATGACAGCGATGATGACCCGATTCTCATCCCCTCAGCCAG ACGCTCAGCAGCAGCCCGTATCCAGGAACTCTTGCGCAGGAGAAAGGAAAGGCGTGAGATGGAGGAGAGCGAGACCAAGAACATCAGACGCCCTGCAGTCAAAATGATGTATAAGGGCCACCGTaactccaggaccatg ATAAAGGAGTCGTGTTTCTGGGGAAATAACTTTGTAATGAGTGGCTCCGACTGTGGCCATATTTTCATCTGGGACAGACATACAGGAGAGCACCTGATGCTTCTGGAGGCTGATAATCATGTAGTTAACTGTCTGCAGCCTCACCCTTACGACCCAA TTCTTGCTTCGTCTGGAATTGACTATGACATCAAAATCTGGTCCCCACTTGAGCAGTCACCTTCGTTTAACAGAGACCTTGCTGAAGAG GTGATAGCTCGTAATGAACTGATGCTGGAAGAAACGAGAAACACCATTACTGTTCCTGCCTCCTTCATGCTCCGAATGCTGGCCTCACTCAATCACCTCCGAACAG ACCGATCCGAGGGTTCTGGACAAGAGAACGAAGATGAGTAG
- the dcaf6 gene encoding DDB1- and CUL4-associated factor 6 isoform X2, whose product MSCCGNLIWDVRKRSIGYSDPNIFRTNYLGRREFVQRLKLEAILKVHDGCVNTISWNDTGEYILSGSDDTNLVITNPYNRKVKATIRSGHRANIFSAKFMPQTNDQQIVSCSGDGIIFYTHTEKSPDTNRQCQMTCHYGTAYEIMTVPNDPYTFLSCGEDGTVRWFDLRMKTSCTKEDCKDDILINCRRAATSIAISPLVPYYLAVGCSDSSVRIYDRRMLGTRATGNYMGRGTTGMCVRFVPAHLSNKSCRVTSLCYSGDGQEVLVSYSSDYIYLFDPKDDQARELKGPSEERREELKQPPVKRLRLRGDWSDTGPRARPESERERDGEQSPNVSLMQRMSDMLSRWFEEASEAQSSRARPQTRPRGVAARLLGAAPASESPSQELLGAEGPMEVESATSDHSSPPASDSAPVSAPVSAPASAPASAPASASALAQPLPKSVSSSSSGSSSTVTVLPPSTSSSMDNTASSSSLLSSPDSEEQKSQAEVTTTRSATPTPSTEPVLSEYGPHRLPVSLVCRRLQRLLLLTDPPGQGQHSASRASDSRAQGPDAQTRPPADSPSSAVNKQLGSMTLDEQPGSTEASISQACAEDGTGTCSSIPAAEAGSEATSSTHAVEDDRGACSSSPAAEGGAGSGSGTGGVGSGTGRVATAAGTPEPVLSLHYSTEGTTTSTIKLDFTDEWSNLASGSRTGGGGQRPAQARENQGPAALNPEQALGESVPEASGSSESGTERASGSSQGSTLLQGTAFSENPAAAEGCKRTEPGAEGTQASTQPSRSNQDSDDSDDDPILIPSARFNFRGSAIGDRMIRRSAAARIQELLRRRKERREMEESETKNIRRPAVKMMYKGHRNSRTMIKESCFWGNNFVMSGSDCGHIFIWDRHTGEHLMLLEADNHVVNCLQPHPYDPILASSGIDYDIKIWSPLEQSPSFNRDLAEEVIARNELMLEETRNTITVPASFMLRMLASLNHLRTDRSEGSGQENEDE is encoded by the exons ATGTCCTGCTGTGGCAACTTGATTTGGGATGTGAGGAAACGCTCCATCGGTTACAGCGATCCTAATATTTTCCGAACGAACTATTTAG GCAGAAGAGAATTTGTGCAGCGCCTGAAGCTTGAAGCTATACTTAAAGTGCATGATGGCTGT GTTAACACCATATCCTGGAATGACACGGGAGAATACATCTTATCAGGATCTGATGACACTAATTTGGTCATCACAAACCCCTACAACAGAAAG GTCAAAGCAACAATTCGGTCAGGGCACCGAGCTAACATTTTCAGTGCAAAATTCATGCCCCAGACTAATGACCAGCAGATTGTGTCCTGTTCAGGAGATGGCATcatcttctacacacacacagagaagagtCCAGACACCAATAGGCAGTGTCAGATGACCTGCCACTATGGAACTGCATATGAG ATAATGACAGTTCCAAATGACCCGTACACCTTCCTGTCCTGTGGGGAGGATGGTACAGTTAGGTGGTTTGACCTGCGCATGAAGACAAGCTGCACAAAAGAGGACTGTAAAGAT gatATTTTGATTAATTGCCGGAGAGCTGCTACCTCGATAGCCATTTCTCCCCTTGTGCCATACTACCTTGCTGTTGGATGCTCAGACAGTTCAGTAAGAATCTATGACCGTCGGATGCTTGGTACTAGAGCTACAG GTAACTACATGGGGCGAGGGACAACAGGTATGTGTGTGCGATTCGTCCCTGCCCACTTGTCCAACAAGTCCTGCCGTGTGACATCCCTATGCTACAGTGGCGATGGACAGGAGGTTCTGGTCAGCTACTCCTCTGACTACATCTACCTGTTTGACCCCAAAGACGACCAGGCCCGAGAGCTGAAGGGTCCAtctgaggagaggagagaggag CTAAAGCAACCCCCAGTCAAACGGTTGCGTCTGAGAGGAGACTGGTCAGACACCGGACCTCGTGCTCGACCCGAGAGTGAAAGAGAACGAGATG GAGAGCAGAGCCCCAATGTGTCTCTGATGCAGAGGATGTCAGACATGTTATCACGTTGGTTTGAGGAGGCCAGCGAGGCCCAGAGCAGCAGAGCTCGTCCGCAAACTCGGCCCAGAG GTGTGGCAGCTCGGCTGCTGGGGGCGGCTCCAGCTTCAGAGAGCCCCTCTCAGGAGCTTCTGGGGGCTGAAGGCCCCATGGAGGTGGAGTCTGCTACCTCTGACCATTCCTCCCCACCTGCCTCGGACTCCGCCCCAGTCTCCGCCCCAGTCTCCGCCCCAGCCTCCGCCCCAGCCTCCGCCCCAGCCTCCGCCTCAGCTTTGGCACAGCCCCTCCCCAAATCAgtctcatcctcctcctcaggtTCTTCTTCCACTGTGACAGTCTTGCCTCCCTCCACCTCTTCCTCTATGGACAACACTGCCTCCTCTTCTTCCCTGCTGTCCTCTCCAGACTCAGAAGAGCAGAAGAGCCAGGCTGAGGTGACGACCACCAGGTCAGCCACACCTACCCCTTCCACAGAGCCTGTTCTGTCTG AATATGGTCCCCACAGACTCCCGGTAAGTTTAGTGTGTAGGCGTTTGCAGAGGCTGCTGCTTCTGACTGACCCTCCTGGGCAAGGCCAGCATTCAGCCTCTCGGGCCTCAGACAGCCGAGCCCAGGGCCCTGATGCACAGACCCGCCCACCAGCAG ATTCTCCTTCGTCTGCGGTAAACAAACAGCTTGGATCCATGACTCTGGATGAGCAGCCTG GAAGCACTGAAGCAAGTATCAGCCAGGCCTGTGCAGAAGATGGTACTGGAACCTGCTCCTCAATTCCTGCTGCTGAAGCTGGCAGTGAAGCCACCTCCTCCACTCATGCTGTTGAAGATGACCGTGGAGCCTGCTCTTCAAGTCCAGCTGCAGAAGGTGGAGCTGGCAGTGGCAGTGGGACAGGAGGAGTGGGCTCTGGCACTGGGCGAGTGGCTACAGCAGCAGGCACACCTGAGCCTGTCCTGAGCCTGCATTACAGTACGGAGGgcaccaccaccagcaccatCAAATTAGACTTCACCGATGAATG GAGTAATCTAGCATCTGGCTCCAGAACTGGTGGTGGAGGACAAAGGCCTGCTCAAGCAAGGGAGAATCAGGGGCCTGCAGCATTAAATCCAGAACAGG CATTAGGAGAGTCAGTGCCAGAGGCGAGTGGGAGCTCAGAGAGTGGCACTGAGAGGGCCTCGGGAAGCTCTCAGGGAAGCACATTGCTGCAAGGCACAGCCTTTTCAGAGAatccagcagcagcagaaggTTGCAAGAGGACTGAACCAGGTGCGGAGGGCACTCAGGCTTCCACACAACCCTCACGCAGTAACCAGGACTCAGATGACAGCGATGATGACCCGATTCTCATCCCCTCAGCCAG GTTTAATTTCAGAGGCTCTGCAATAGGTGATAGGATGATCAG ACGCTCAGCAGCAGCCCGTATCCAGGAACTCTTGCGCAGGAGAAAGGAAAGGCGTGAGATGGAGGAGAGCGAGACCAAGAACATCAGACGCCCTGCAGTCAAAATGATGTATAAGGGCCACCGTaactccaggaccatg ATAAAGGAGTCGTGTTTCTGGGGAAATAACTTTGTAATGAGTGGCTCCGACTGTGGCCATATTTTCATCTGGGACAGACATACAGGAGAGCACCTGATGCTTCTGGAGGCTGATAATCATGTAGTTAACTGTCTGCAGCCTCACCCTTACGACCCAA TTCTTGCTTCGTCTGGAATTGACTATGACATCAAAATCTGGTCCCCACTTGAGCAGTCACCTTCGTTTAACAGAGACCTTGCTGAAGAG GTGATAGCTCGTAATGAACTGATGCTGGAAGAAACGAGAAACACCATTACTGTTCCTGCCTCCTTCATGCTCCGAATGCTGGCCTCACTCAATCACCTCCGAACAG ACCGATCCGAGGGTTCTGGACAAGAGAACGAAGATGAGTAG
- the dcaf6 gene encoding DDB1- and CUL4-associated factor 6 isoform X3, whose protein sequence is MSCCGNLIWDVRKRSIGYSDPNIFRTNYLGRREFVQRLKLEAILKVHDGCVNTISWNDTGEYILSGSDDTNLVITNPYNRKVKATIRSGHRANIFSAKFMPQTNDQQIVSCSGDGIIFYTHTEKSPDTNRQCQMTCHYGTAYEIMTVPNDPYTFLSCGEDGTVRWFDLRMKTSCTKEDCKDDILINCRRAATSIAISPLVPYYLAVGCSDSSVRIYDRRMLGTRATGNYMGRGTTGMCVRFVPAHLSNKSCRVTSLCYSGDGQEVLVSYSSDYIYLFDPKDDQARELKGPSEERREELKQPPVKRLRLRGDWSDTGPRARPESERERDGEQSPNVSLMQRMSDMLSRWFEEASEAQSSRARPQTRPRGVAARLLGAAPASESPSQELLGAEGPMEVESATSDHSSPPASDSAPVSAPVSAPASAPASAPASASALAQPLPKSVSSSSSGSSSTVTVLPPSTSSSMDNTASSSSLLSSPDSEEQKSQAEVTTTRSATPTPSTEPVLSEYGPHRLPVSLVCRRLQRLLLLTDPPGQGQHSASRASDSRAQGPDAQTRPPADSPSSAVNKQLGSMTLDEQPGSTEASISQACAEDGTGTCSSIPAAEAGSEATSSTHAVEDDRGACSSSPAAEGGAGSGSGTGGVGSGTGRVATAAGTPEPVLSLHYSTEGTTTSTIKLDFTDEWSNLASGSRTGGGGQRPAQARENQGPAALNPEQALGESVPEASGSSESGTERASGSSQGSTLLQGTAFSENPAAAEGCKRTEPGAEGTQASTQPSRSNQDSDDSDDDPILIPSARYRGGQGQRRSAAARIQELLRRRKERREMEESETKNIRRPAVKMMYKGHRNSRTMIKESCFWGNNFVMSGSDCGHIFIWDRHTGEHLMLLEADNHVVNCLQPHPYDPILASSGIDYDIKIWSPLEQSPSFNRDLAEEVIARNELMLEETRNTITVPASFMLRMLASLNHLRTDRSEGSGQENEDE, encoded by the exons ATGTCCTGCTGTGGCAACTTGATTTGGGATGTGAGGAAACGCTCCATCGGTTACAGCGATCCTAATATTTTCCGAACGAACTATTTAG GCAGAAGAGAATTTGTGCAGCGCCTGAAGCTTGAAGCTATACTTAAAGTGCATGATGGCTGT GTTAACACCATATCCTGGAATGACACGGGAGAATACATCTTATCAGGATCTGATGACACTAATTTGGTCATCACAAACCCCTACAACAGAAAG GTCAAAGCAACAATTCGGTCAGGGCACCGAGCTAACATTTTCAGTGCAAAATTCATGCCCCAGACTAATGACCAGCAGATTGTGTCCTGTTCAGGAGATGGCATcatcttctacacacacacagagaagagtCCAGACACCAATAGGCAGTGTCAGATGACCTGCCACTATGGAACTGCATATGAG ATAATGACAGTTCCAAATGACCCGTACACCTTCCTGTCCTGTGGGGAGGATGGTACAGTTAGGTGGTTTGACCTGCGCATGAAGACAAGCTGCACAAAAGAGGACTGTAAAGAT gatATTTTGATTAATTGCCGGAGAGCTGCTACCTCGATAGCCATTTCTCCCCTTGTGCCATACTACCTTGCTGTTGGATGCTCAGACAGTTCAGTAAGAATCTATGACCGTCGGATGCTTGGTACTAGAGCTACAG GTAACTACATGGGGCGAGGGACAACAGGTATGTGTGTGCGATTCGTCCCTGCCCACTTGTCCAACAAGTCCTGCCGTGTGACATCCCTATGCTACAGTGGCGATGGACAGGAGGTTCTGGTCAGCTACTCCTCTGACTACATCTACCTGTTTGACCCCAAAGACGACCAGGCCCGAGAGCTGAAGGGTCCAtctgaggagaggagagaggag CTAAAGCAACCCCCAGTCAAACGGTTGCGTCTGAGAGGAGACTGGTCAGACACCGGACCTCGTGCTCGACCCGAGAGTGAAAGAGAACGAGATG GAGAGCAGAGCCCCAATGTGTCTCTGATGCAGAGGATGTCAGACATGTTATCACGTTGGTTTGAGGAGGCCAGCGAGGCCCAGAGCAGCAGAGCTCGTCCGCAAACTCGGCCCAGAG GTGTGGCAGCTCGGCTGCTGGGGGCGGCTCCAGCTTCAGAGAGCCCCTCTCAGGAGCTTCTGGGGGCTGAAGGCCCCATGGAGGTGGAGTCTGCTACCTCTGACCATTCCTCCCCACCTGCCTCGGACTCCGCCCCAGTCTCCGCCCCAGTCTCCGCCCCAGCCTCCGCCCCAGCCTCCGCCCCAGCCTCCGCCTCAGCTTTGGCACAGCCCCTCCCCAAATCAgtctcatcctcctcctcaggtTCTTCTTCCACTGTGACAGTCTTGCCTCCCTCCACCTCTTCCTCTATGGACAACACTGCCTCCTCTTCTTCCCTGCTGTCCTCTCCAGACTCAGAAGAGCAGAAGAGCCAGGCTGAGGTGACGACCACCAGGTCAGCCACACCTACCCCTTCCACAGAGCCTGTTCTGTCTG AATATGGTCCCCACAGACTCCCGGTAAGTTTAGTGTGTAGGCGTTTGCAGAGGCTGCTGCTTCTGACTGACCCTCCTGGGCAAGGCCAGCATTCAGCCTCTCGGGCCTCAGACAGCCGAGCCCAGGGCCCTGATGCACAGACCCGCCCACCAGCAG ATTCTCCTTCGTCTGCGGTAAACAAACAGCTTGGATCCATGACTCTGGATGAGCAGCCTG GAAGCACTGAAGCAAGTATCAGCCAGGCCTGTGCAGAAGATGGTACTGGAACCTGCTCCTCAATTCCTGCTGCTGAAGCTGGCAGTGAAGCCACCTCCTCCACTCATGCTGTTGAAGATGACCGTGGAGCCTGCTCTTCAAGTCCAGCTGCAGAAGGTGGAGCTGGCAGTGGCAGTGGGACAGGAGGAGTGGGCTCTGGCACTGGGCGAGTGGCTACAGCAGCAGGCACACCTGAGCCTGTCCTGAGCCTGCATTACAGTACGGAGGgcaccaccaccagcaccatCAAATTAGACTTCACCGATGAATG GAGTAATCTAGCATCTGGCTCCAGAACTGGTGGTGGAGGACAAAGGCCTGCTCAAGCAAGGGAGAATCAGGGGCCTGCAGCATTAAATCCAGAACAGG CATTAGGAGAGTCAGTGCCAGAGGCGAGTGGGAGCTCAGAGAGTGGCACTGAGAGGGCCTCGGGAAGCTCTCAGGGAAGCACATTGCTGCAAGGCACAGCCTTTTCAGAGAatccagcagcagcagaaggTTGCAAGAGGACTGAACCAGGTGCGGAGGGCACTCAGGCTTCCACACAACCCTCACGCAGTAACCAGGACTCAGATGACAGCGATGATGACCCGATTCTCATCCCCTCAGCCAGGTACAGAGGAGGTCAGGGACAAAG ACGCTCAGCAGCAGCCCGTATCCAGGAACTCTTGCGCAGGAGAAAGGAAAGGCGTGAGATGGAGGAGAGCGAGACCAAGAACATCAGACGCCCTGCAGTCAAAATGATGTATAAGGGCCACCGTaactccaggaccatg ATAAAGGAGTCGTGTTTCTGGGGAAATAACTTTGTAATGAGTGGCTCCGACTGTGGCCATATTTTCATCTGGGACAGACATACAGGAGAGCACCTGATGCTTCTGGAGGCTGATAATCATGTAGTTAACTGTCTGCAGCCTCACCCTTACGACCCAA TTCTTGCTTCGTCTGGAATTGACTATGACATCAAAATCTGGTCCCCACTTGAGCAGTCACCTTCGTTTAACAGAGACCTTGCTGAAGAG GTGATAGCTCGTAATGAACTGATGCTGGAAGAAACGAGAAACACCATTACTGTTCCTGCCTCCTTCATGCTCCGAATGCTGGCCTCACTCAATCACCTCCGAACAG ACCGATCCGAGGGTTCTGGACAAGAGAACGAAGATGAGTAG